A region from the Syntrophorhabdaceae bacterium genome encodes:
- the cooS gene encoding anaerobic carbon-monoxide dehydrogenase catalytic subunit gives MADELIRSIDKATLEMLEKAEKEQVSTVFSRADQIKPCPIGVEESCCKICAMGPCRMPRSKKGEEKARMGVCGATVETVVARNFARKIAAGSASHSDHAREVTETFLKAAQGQAQGFTIKDEIKLFEVALDFGIEIEDRSVTDIAIELGQKALEEFGKQHGELTYIRKAPLKRQEIWKKQGVIPRGIDREVVEIMHRTHMGVDQDYVHILEQATRCALADGWGGSMISTDLQDIMFGTPVPVVGTINLGVLKEDEVNIVVHGHEPLLPELLVTASRDPEIKKLAEKAGAKGINLAGMCCSANEVLMRHGIPCAGNFLQQELALVTGAVELMTVDVQCQMQGLQDVAACFHTKLVSTSDRAKIQGATHMEFHPDTGLDTAKKILRLAIENFPNRRGPVQIPDHKEDIVAGFSHETINYLLGGLFRASYRPLNDNIVNGRIRGVAGVVGCNNVRTVHDSAHIAMIKELIKNDVLVLTTGCAAMACGKAGLLTPEAARAFAGEGLAEVCEAVGIPPVLHMGACVDNSRILVAASAMVKEGGLGDDLSDLPVAGAAPEWMSEKALAIGQYFVASGIFTVFGSPWPTLGSDKVTRHLFEEYEEIYKGTWAFEADPVKAAQRMIAHIDTKRKALGLEKARERVLFDMAMRRNLT, from the coding sequence ATGGCAGATGAATTGATAAGAAGTATCGATAAGGCAACCTTGGAGATGCTCGAAAAGGCGGAGAAGGAGCAGGTAAGCACGGTCTTTTCCCGGGCGGATCAAATAAAACCCTGCCCCATCGGGGTGGAGGAGAGCTGCTGTAAGATCTGCGCCATGGGGCCATGCAGGATGCCCCGGTCGAAGAAGGGCGAAGAGAAGGCCCGCATGGGCGTGTGCGGCGCGACGGTGGAAACCGTAGTGGCCCGCAATTTCGCACGGAAGATCGCGGCGGGAAGCGCCTCCCATTCGGACCATGCAAGGGAAGTGACGGAGACCTTTCTCAAGGCGGCCCAAGGGCAGGCCCAAGGCTTCACCATAAAGGATGAGATAAAGCTCTTCGAGGTGGCCCTCGACTTCGGAATTGAGATCGAAGACAGGAGCGTGACCGATATCGCAATCGAGCTCGGTCAAAAAGCGCTCGAAGAATTCGGGAAACAGCACGGCGAGCTGACCTATATCCGTAAGGCCCCCTTAAAGAGGCAGGAGATATGGAAGAAACAGGGCGTGATCCCCCGGGGTATAGACCGGGAAGTAGTGGAGATCATGCACAGGACCCACATGGGCGTGGACCAGGATTATGTCCACATCCTCGAGCAGGCCACCCGGTGCGCCCTCGCGGACGGCTGGGGCGGCTCCATGATCTCGACGGACCTCCAGGACATCATGTTCGGCACCCCTGTCCCGGTAGTGGGCACGATCAACCTCGGAGTTTTAAAAGAAGACGAAGTGAATATCGTGGTCCACGGCCACGAGCCCCTCCTGCCCGAGCTTCTCGTGACGGCGAGCCGCGATCCTGAGATAAAGAAGCTCGCCGAGAAGGCAGGGGCGAAAGGCATCAACCTCGCCGGCATGTGCTGCAGCGCGAACGAGGTGCTCATGAGGCACGGCATCCCCTGCGCGGGCAATTTCCTCCAGCAGGAGCTTGCCCTCGTCACGGGCGCGGTCGAGCTCATGACCGTCGACGTCCAGTGCCAGATGCAGGGCCTCCAGGATGTGGCGGCCTGTTTTCACACGAAGCTCGTCTCCACCTCCGACAGGGCGAAAATTCAGGGGGCGACCCACATGGAATTTCACCCTGATACGGGCCTCGACACGGCAAAAAAGATCCTCAGGCTCGCCATAGAGAATTTCCCCAATCGGCGCGGCCCCGTCCAGATCCCGGACCACAAGGAAGACATCGTGGCCGGCTTCAGCCACGAGACGATAAACTACCTCCTGGGCGGCCTCTTCAGGGCGAGCTACCGGCCCCTCAACGACAATATCGTGAACGGCAGGATACGGGGAGTCGCCGGAGTGGTGGGCTGCAACAACGTGCGCACGGTCCATGATTCCGCCCATATCGCCATGATAAAGGAGCTTATCAAAAACGACGTCCTCGTCCTCACCACAGGGTGCGCGGCCATGGCATGCGGCAAGGCAGGGCTCCTCACGCCGGAGGCGGCGAGGGCCTTTGCAGGGGAAGGACTTGCCGAAGTCTGCGAGGCGGTGGGCATCCCTCCCGTCCTCCACATGGGGGCATGCGTCGATAATTCACGGATCCTGGTCGCGGCCTCTGCCATGGTAAAGGAAGGCGGCCTGGGAGACGACCTCTCCGACCTGCCCGTTGCGGGCGCCGCCCCCGAGTGGATGAGCGAGAAGGCCCTTGCCATCGGCCAGTATTTCGTGGCATCGGGCATCTTCACCGTATTCGGTTCTCCCTGGCCCACTCTGGGAAGTGACAAGGTGACGCGACACCTCTTCGAGGAATACGAGGAGATCTACAAGGGCACGTGGGCTTTCGAGGCAGACCCCGTAAAGGCGGCGCAGCGTATGATCGCCCATATAGACACGAAGAGAAAGGCCCTGGGACTCGAAAAAGCCCGGGAGCGGGTGCTCTTCGATATGGCCATGCGCCGGAACCTCACCTAA
- the acsB gene encoding acetyl-CoA decarbonylase/synthase complex subunit alpha/beta, whose product MSKIIASAAIRGAHKIFRRAEESYKEAIERFGPDQEVGFPNTAYYLPIIYAITGIAISKLGEMRKVLDLCAKMIPPPVREKVALPYLAPALDAGMATFFAEEMIEAIRYLDNSCTYLANSEDVDLAAYGASMNGTKAGLWLGAANDVIFRKRGVEFVDGTAPGFAAIVGAAPDSETAQKIALELQEKNLYVFMCGENGGKRFSEQLVEAGVQIGWPTRLVPFGPDISQAVFAIGFACRVAMAFGGIKPGDFRRNLIYNKDRTYAFVLALGDVTDEWYANAAGAINWGFPTIADTPIPEVLPTGICTYEHVVSNVPHNQIVQKAIETRGLKVQVAKVPIPVSYGPAFEGERVRGEDIFLEMGGGRTVAVEWTTSKRMEEIEDGRVEVIGPDVADVAPGTRLHFAMVAEVAGRNFQEDFEPILERQNHHLINQAQGIMHIGQRDIAWIRISKAAVEKGFTLTHIGKIIHAKYHQDFGAIFDKVQIKIYTEEADVRQVLGLARASYEHRDARIEGMTDEDVDTFYSCILCQSFAPNHVCIVSPERTGLCGAYNWLDCRASNEINPDGPNQPVKKGECTDERYGQFEGCNDYIRKASRQNVQSVSLYSLMVDPMTTCGCCECIAAVLPMCNAIMTVDRDFTDMTPCGMKFTSLAGSVGGGAQTPGFLGHSKYNIAQRKFLKGDGGLLRIAWMPKRLKDEMYERIKKRGEELGCPNLPEMIADETVATTEEQVLEYITEKGHPCLGMEDLF is encoded by the coding sequence ATGTCGAAAATCATCGCATCGGCTGCCATAAGAGGCGCCCATAAAATTTTTCGTAGAGCGGAAGAATCGTATAAAGAGGCAATAGAGCGGTTCGGCCCGGACCAGGAGGTGGGCTTCCCCAATACGGCCTATTACCTGCCTATCATTTATGCAATCACGGGCATCGCGATCTCGAAGCTGGGGGAGATGAGGAAGGTCCTCGACCTCTGCGCAAAGATGATTCCGCCGCCAGTCCGTGAAAAGGTCGCCCTGCCGTACCTCGCCCCTGCCCTCGACGCGGGCATGGCCACTTTTTTCGCGGAAGAGATGATCGAGGCCATCAGGTACCTCGACAATTCCTGCACCTACCTCGCCAACAGTGAAGATGTGGACCTCGCGGCCTATGGCGCGTCGATGAACGGCACGAAAGCAGGGCTCTGGCTCGGGGCCGCGAACGACGTGATCTTCAGGAAGCGGGGCGTCGAGTTCGTGGACGGCACCGCTCCGGGCTTCGCCGCCATCGTGGGGGCCGCGCCTGATTCTGAGACGGCGCAGAAGATCGCCCTCGAGCTCCAGGAAAAGAACCTCTATGTCTTCATGTGCGGAGAGAACGGAGGGAAAAGGTTCTCCGAGCAGCTCGTCGAGGCAGGCGTCCAGATAGGCTGGCCCACAAGGCTCGTGCCCTTCGGACCCGACATCTCTCAGGCGGTCTTCGCCATAGGCTTCGCATGCCGGGTAGCCATGGCCTTCGGCGGCATCAAACCGGGCGACTTCAGGCGTAACCTCATCTATAACAAAGATCGGACCTACGCTTTTGTCCTCGCCCTGGGGGATGTGACAGACGAGTGGTATGCGAATGCGGCGGGCGCGATCAACTGGGGCTTCCCCACTATCGCGGATACCCCGATTCCGGAGGTCCTGCCCACAGGCATATGTACCTACGAGCACGTGGTCTCCAACGTGCCCCATAATCAAATCGTCCAGAAGGCCATCGAGACGAGAGGGCTCAAGGTCCAGGTGGCCAAGGTACCGATCCCCGTCTCCTACGGCCCTGCCTTCGAAGGGGAGCGGGTGCGGGGAGAGGACATCTTTCTCGAAATGGGCGGCGGCAGGACCGTGGCCGTTGAGTGGACCACATCGAAGAGGATGGAAGAGATCGAAGACGGCCGGGTCGAGGTAATCGGACCCGACGTCGCCGACGTCGCCCCGGGCACGCGCCTCCATTTTGCCATGGTCGCGGAAGTGGCGGGCAGGAACTTCCAGGAGGATTTCGAGCCCATCCTGGAGAGGCAGAACCACCACCTCATCAACCAGGCTCAGGGCATCATGCACATCGGCCAGAGGGACATCGCGTGGATAAGGATATCGAAGGCAGCGGTAGAGAAGGGCTTCACCCTTACCCATATCGGAAAGATAATCCACGCCAAATACCACCAGGATTTCGGCGCCATCTTCGACAAGGTGCAGATCAAGATCTACACGGAAGAGGCTGATGTAAGGCAGGTGCTCGGCCTCGCCCGGGCCTCTTACGAGCACAGGGACGCGAGGATCGAGGGCATGACGGACGAGGACGTGGATACCTTCTACTCCTGCATCCTCTGCCAAAGTTTCGCCCCCAACCACGTCTGCATCGTGAGCCCGGAAAGAACGGGGCTGTGCGGGGCCTATAACTGGCTCGACTGCCGCGCCTCAAACGAGATCAACCCCGACGGCCCGAACCAGCCGGTGAAGAAGGGGGAATGCACGGACGAGCGCTACGGCCAGTTCGAAGGCTGCAACGACTATATACGGAAGGCATCGAGGCAGAACGTCCAGAGCGTAAGCCTCTACAGCCTTATGGTCGACCCCATGACCACCTGCGGCTGCTGCGAATGCATCGCCGCCGTACTCCCCATGTGCAACGCTATCATGACCGTGGACCGGGATTTCACCGACATGACCCCCTGCGGCATGAAATTCACGAGCCTCGCAGGCTCGGTGGGCGGAGGGGCACAGACCCCCGGTTTCCTGGGCCACAGCAAATACAACATCGCCCAGAGAAAGTTCCTGAAAGGCGACGGCGGACTCCTGAGAATCGCCTGGATGCCCAAGCGGCTCAAAGACGAGATGTACGAGCGGATCAAGAAACGGGGAGAAGAACTCGGCTGCCCCAACCTCCCCGAAATGATAGCCGACGAAACAGTAGCCACCACGGAAGAGCAGGTCCTTGAATATATCACGGAGAAAGGACATCCTTGTTTGGGGATGGAAGATCTGTTTTAA
- the acsC gene encoding acetyl-CoA decarbonylase/synthase complex subunit gamma, producing MALTGIQIFKLLPKTNCGQCKFPTCLAFAMALAAGKSELSLCPTVSDEAREQLSEASAPPIRSLSIGTGEYEVKVGGETVLFRHEKTFFNKPGLGVLITDAMDDVEVGRRISSLSLYQYERVGTILRPELLALKETGNRERFSSLVDKACAEPYSMIIMTSDPSIMAEALARSKAKRPLIYAATKGNLDAYASLAKETGCPLAVKGDGIDEVMELTEKLTAMGLKDLVIDTSTRTVKKAFEEQVMIRRAALISKVKPLGFPTITFPCEMADDLMRQTLIASSFVAKYAGLIVMGDFQGESIFPLLLQRLNIYTDPQRPMTTQEGIYPINNPDESSPILLTCNFSLTYFIVSGEIENSRVPAWLAVMDTEGLSVMTAWAAGKFVGDLIGGFIKKSGVAEKVNHRKLIIPGYAAVILGDLEEELPGWEILVGPREAAHIPAYLKLWKGE from the coding sequence ATGGCGCTAACCGGTATACAGATTTTCAAACTTCTGCCTAAGACGAACTGCGGACAGTGCAAGTTCCCTACTTGCCTTGCCTTTGCCATGGCCCTTGCGGCGGGGAAAAGTGAGCTGAGCTTATGCCCGACGGTCAGCGATGAGGCGAGGGAGCAGCTTTCAGAGGCGAGCGCTCCTCCCATACGGTCCCTGAGTATCGGGACGGGTGAATATGAGGTGAAGGTCGGCGGCGAGACAGTGCTCTTTCGCCACGAAAAGACCTTTTTCAATAAGCCTGGCCTTGGGGTGCTCATTACAGACGCCATGGACGACGTTGAGGTCGGGAGGCGCATCTCTTCCCTCTCCCTCTATCAGTATGAGCGGGTCGGCACCATTCTCAGGCCCGAACTCCTGGCGCTGAAGGAGACAGGCAACAGGGAGCGGTTCTCAAGCCTGGTGGACAAGGCATGTGCCGAACCATATAGTATGATTATTATGACCTCAGACCCTTCCATCATGGCGGAAGCCCTTGCCCGCTCAAAGGCGAAAAGGCCCCTCATTTACGCGGCGACGAAGGGTAATCTCGATGCCTATGCCTCTTTGGCAAAAGAAACAGGGTGCCCGCTGGCGGTAAAGGGGGATGGTATCGATGAGGTCATGGAACTCACGGAAAAGCTCACTGCCATGGGACTCAAGGACCTCGTGATCGACACTTCGACCCGTACGGTAAAGAAGGCATTTGAAGAACAGGTCATGATACGTCGCGCGGCGCTCATCTCGAAGGTGAAGCCCCTGGGCTTCCCCACCATCACCTTTCCATGCGAGATGGCGGACGACCTGATGAGGCAGACCCTTATCGCCTCCTCTTTCGTGGCGAAGTATGCGGGCCTCATCGTAATGGGCGATTTTCAGGGTGAGTCGATCTTCCCTCTCCTCCTTCAGCGGCTTAACATCTATACCGATCCCCAGCGCCCCATGACCACTCAGGAAGGCATCTATCCCATAAATAATCCGGACGAATCGTCCCCCATCCTCCTTACCTGCAATTTCTCCCTCACCTATTTCATCGTAAGCGGTGAGATAGAAAATTCCAGAGTGCCCGCCTGGCTTGCGGTCATGGACACGGAGGGGCTCTCCGTCATGACGGCCTGGGCCGCGGGAAAGTTCGTGGGCGACCTCATAGGAGGCTTTATCAAGAAAAGTGGCGTCGCCGAAAAAGTGAACCACAGGAAATTGATCATCCCCGGCTACGCGGCCGTGATCCTGGGCGACCTCGAAGAAGAGC
- a CDS encoding acetyl-CoA decarbonylase/synthase complex subunit delta: protein MSFQIPRINYTGRMKEVVIGSGPKAVKIGGETCYPFYLFEGEMPNPPRVAHEVWDYAPEDWPEWAKAPFSDVLADPVAWARKSIDVYGAGIIALMLKSADPNGLDKDAEEAAKTAKAVVDAVDVPVIVWGTANEEKDAILLRKVAELCEGKNVVVGPVAEKNYKQVGAMAIGYGQVVAASSPIDVNLAKQLNILLGNLGVPDEKIIIDPTTGGLGYGLEYTYSVMERDRMAALTQEDVKLQFPVVCNLAQEVWKTREARLRRQDDPKLGDEKKRAVLLEGVSALSLLIAGADIVVMRHPDAIALVEEMVRDLMG from the coding sequence ATGTCATTTCAGATCCCCAGGATAAATTATACGGGCAGGATGAAGGAAGTGGTGATCGGCTCAGGCCCGAAGGCCGTGAAAATAGGAGGAGAAACATGTTACCCCTTCTATCTCTTCGAAGGAGAGATGCCCAACCCGCCGAGAGTTGCCCACGAAGTGTGGGATTACGCCCCCGAAGACTGGCCGGAATGGGCAAAAGCGCCCTTCAGCGACGTCCTCGCCGATCCCGTGGCATGGGCGCGGAAATCAATCGATGTCTACGGCGCCGGGATTATTGCCCTCATGCTCAAAAGCGCCGACCCGAACGGCCTGGATAAAGACGCGGAAGAGGCGGCGAAGACGGCGAAGGCGGTCGTTGACGCGGTGGACGTGCCGGTTATCGTATGGGGAACGGCAAATGAGGAAAAAGACGCCATCCTCCTGAGGAAAGTGGCGGAGCTATGTGAAGGTAAAAACGTGGTCGTAGGGCCCGTGGCGGAGAAGAATTACAAGCAGGTGGGCGCTATGGCCATCGGCTACGGCCAGGTGGTGGCCGCCTCTTCACCCATAGATGTGAACCTCGCGAAGCAGCTTAACATCCTTCTCGGAAATCTCGGGGTCCCTGACGAGAAGATCATTATCGACCCCACGACCGGTGGTCTCGGCTATGGCCTCGAATATACCTACTCCGTGATGGAGCGGGACAGGATGGCGGCCCTCACCCAGGAAGACGTGAAACTCCAGTTCCCGGTGGTCTGCAATCTCGCCCAGGAGGTATGGAAGACGAGGGAGGCAAGGCTTAGGAGGCAGGACGACCCGAAGCTCGGGGACGAAAAAAAGAGGGCCGTCCTGCTCGAAGGGGTGAGTGCCCTCTCCCTTCTTATCGCCGGCGCTGATATCGTGGTCATGAGGCACCCCGACGCCATCGCCTTGGTCGAGGAGATGGTCCGGGATTTGATGGGCTGA
- a CDS encoding HAD family hydrolase, giving the protein MTQVVFLFDVDNTLLDNDRIETDIRDHIENEFGARARDRYFAILEEIRAKGGYADYLGALQRYRLEDRDDPRLLIFSCYLVDYPFANRLYPGSFDAIEHVNPFGQAVILSDGDVVFQPRKVQRSGLWEAVEGRVLIFIHKEEMLDTVERLYPARHYVMLDDKLRILAAMKHIWANRLTTVFVRQGRYALDPEMTSRHPPADITIERIGNLVDHDVAALVKAGRKHR; this is encoded by the coding sequence ATGACACAAGTCGTATTTCTCTTCGACGTGGATAATACGCTTCTTGACAACGACAGGATAGAAACGGATATTCGCGATCATATTGAGAATGAGTTTGGCGCCAGGGCCCGTGACAGATATTTTGCGATCCTCGAAGAGATACGCGCGAAAGGGGGATATGCAGATTATCTGGGGGCCTTGCAGCGCTACCGCCTGGAAGACCGGGATGATCCGCGGCTTCTCATATTTTCCTGCTACCTCGTGGATTATCCTTTTGCGAACCGTCTGTACCCTGGCTCTTTCGATGCCATCGAGCACGTGAACCCCTTCGGTCAGGCGGTCATCCTGAGTGATGGCGATGTCGTATTCCAACCGCGAAAAGTACAACGGTCGGGACTGTGGGAAGCAGTGGAGGGGCGGGTGCTGATCTTCATTCACAAGGAAGAGATGCTGGACACGGTCGAGCGGCTTTATCCCGCCCGGCATTACGTGATGCTCGATGATAAGCTTCGCATCCTCGCGGCGATGAAGCATATCTGGGCGAACCGGCTCACCACGGTTTTTGTGCGCCAGGGACGCTATGCCCTCGATCCCGAAATGACGTCGCGCCATCCACCGGCAGACATCACGATCGAGCGGATCGGTAACCTGGTTGATCACGACGTTGCCGCTCTCGTCAAAGCAGGCCGGAAACACCGGTAA
- the glgP gene encoding alpha-glucan family phosphorylase, translating into MDEEQKRLASPLCSFVPGDIEGADALLELALDMRWSWNHAADEIWRQLDPALWDLTYNPLVLLETVSKDRIRTTLADPAIRRKLDDLVQAKRRGAAEQGWFQENHTGSPLTGIAYFSMEFMVSEALPIYSGGLGNVAGDQLKAASDLGIPVIGVGLLYQQGYFRQVIDRDGRQQALFPYNDPGQLPITAVHDQNGEWLRLEVPLPGYPVWVRVWQVQVGRVTLYLMDSNDPANVPVHRGITSELYGGGQEVRLKQEILLGLAGWRLLEALAIKPEVCHLNEGHAAFAVLERARCWMAETGRPFEVALAVTRAGNLFTTHTPVAAGFDSFSPALMEQYFGAYARDMLGISLPDLLALGRGDPNDASEPFNMAYLAMRGSGAVNGVSRLHGEVSRRIFQPLFPRWPEEEIPVGHVTNGVHMPTWSAEEADALWTATCGEDGWLGTLKNMEQSMRAVPDSTLWECRASLRQTLVEFVRERLSRQLAVSGASAEEIEAAKLTFSTDVLTLGFARRFATYKRPNLLLHDPDRLIGILTNPDRPVQLIIAGKAHPEDRAGQEMITEWIRFIQRHEAMGHVMFLGDYDMLLTRSLVQGVDVWINTPRRPWEACGTSGMKVLVNGGINLSELDGWWAEAYTPKSGWAIGDGQEHGNDPAWDARDADALYTLLEQEIIPEFYTRDELGIPPGWVARMRESMSRLTPAFSANRAMREYTEDYYLPAAAAFKERASDNGEGGAHIVKWKHGLERSWPGLGFGSVEVETHDGQHIFEAPICLGEIDPDHVRVELYAEGVNGGEALRLEARRSDRPAEAGHFIYVAAGPATRPATDFTVRVIPNHPGAAVPLEAAQILWQK; encoded by the coding sequence ATGGATGAAGAGCAGAAACGACTCGCCTCTCCCCTGTGTTCATTTGTTCCCGGCGATATTGAAGGGGCAGACGCTCTTTTGGAGCTTGCCCTCGATATGCGCTGGTCGTGGAACCACGCTGCCGATGAAATATGGAGGCAGCTCGATCCCGCCCTATGGGATCTCACGTATAATCCCCTTGTCCTCCTTGAGACCGTCTCGAAAGATCGGATCCGGACCACCCTCGCCGACCCGGCAATACGCCGGAAGCTTGACGACCTCGTCCAGGCGAAACGCCGTGGAGCCGCGGAGCAGGGCTGGTTCCAGGAGAACCATACCGGATCTCCCCTGACGGGCATCGCCTATTTCAGCATGGAATTCATGGTGAGCGAAGCCCTTCCCATTTACTCGGGGGGCTTGGGCAATGTGGCGGGCGATCAGCTGAAAGCTGCGAGCGACCTCGGCATCCCGGTCATCGGGGTGGGCCTCCTCTACCAGCAGGGCTATTTCCGGCAGGTAATCGACAGAGATGGGAGGCAGCAGGCCCTCTTCCCCTATAATGATCCGGGGCAGCTCCCCATTACGGCCGTCCATGACCAAAACGGCGAGTGGCTCCGTCTCGAGGTCCCCTTACCGGGCTACCCGGTATGGGTCCGTGTCTGGCAGGTCCAGGTGGGCAGGGTTACGCTTTACCTTATGGACAGTAACGACCCTGCCAATGTGCCGGTCCACAGGGGGATCACGAGCGAGCTCTATGGGGGCGGACAGGAGGTGCGCCTGAAACAGGAGATACTCCTCGGCCTCGCCGGCTGGCGGCTTCTTGAGGCACTCGCCATCAAACCCGAAGTATGTCACCTGAACGAAGGCCATGCGGCGTTTGCCGTATTGGAGCGGGCCAGGTGTTGGATGGCGGAGACAGGCCGGCCATTCGAGGTCGCCCTTGCCGTGACCAGGGCGGGCAACCTTTTTACCACCCATACGCCCGTGGCCGCGGGTTTCGATAGCTTTTCCCCGGCGCTGATGGAACAGTACTTCGGCGCCTATGCCCGGGACATGCTGGGTATCTCTCTGCCCGATCTGCTGGCCCTCGGCCGCGGTGACCCGAACGATGCTTCCGAGCCTTTCAACATGGCCTATCTTGCCATGCGCGGCAGCGGCGCGGTGAACGGCGTGAGCCGCCTCCACGGCGAGGTGAGCCGCCGGATCTTCCAGCCCCTGTTCCCTCGGTGGCCCGAGGAGGAAATACCCGTGGGACACGTTACCAACGGGGTTCACATGCCCACGTGGAGCGCTGAGGAAGCCGATGCGCTGTGGACCGCGACGTGCGGGGAAGACGGCTGGCTCGGCACGCTCAAAAATATGGAACAGAGTATGCGCGCGGTCCCCGATTCCACACTCTGGGAGTGCCGCGCGTCACTTCGTCAGACCCTCGTCGAATTCGTTCGGGAACGCCTTTCCCGCCAACTGGCGGTTTCAGGGGCATCGGCAGAGGAAATCGAAGCGGCGAAGCTGACGTTCTCTACGGACGTGCTCACTCTGGGGTTCGCGCGCCGGTTTGCGACCTACAAACGCCCGAACCTGCTCCTTCACGACCCCGACCGGCTGATTGGCATCCTTACCAACCCGGATCGCCCGGTGCAGCTGATCATTGCCGGTAAGGCCCATCCCGAGGACAGGGCAGGCCAGGAGATGATCACGGAATGGATCCGTTTCATCCAACGGCACGAAGCCATGGGGCACGTAATGTTCCTCGGCGATTACGACATGCTCCTGACGAGAAGCCTCGTCCAGGGCGTGGACGTCTGGATCAATACTCCACGGCGGCCCTGGGAGGCGTGCGGGACGAGCGGCATGAAGGTACTTGTCAACGGCGGCATCAACTTGTCGGAGCTGGACGGATGGTGGGCGGAAGCCTACACCCCCAAGAGTGGATGGGCAATAGGCGACGGTCAGGAGCATGGCAACGACCCGGCCTGGGACGCCAGGGACGCCGACGCGCTTTACACTCTTCTGGAGCAGGAGATAATCCCCGAGTTCTATACCCGTGATGAGCTGGGCATCCCCCCTGGCTGGGTAGCGCGGATGCGGGAGAGTATGTCCCGGCTCACCCCGGCCTTTTCCGCAAACCGCGCAATGCGTGAGTACACAGAAGACTATTACCTGCCTGCCGCAGCCGCGTTTAAGGAACGGGCCTCCGATAACGGGGAAGGGGGCGCTCATATCGTAAAATGGAAGCATGGCCTGGAGAGGAGCTGGCCCGGTCTCGGATTCGGCTCCGTGGAAGTCGAAACACATGACGGGCAGCACATATTTGAGGCCCCCATTTGCCTGGGCGAGATCGACCCGGATCACGTCCGCGTGGAGCTATACGCCGAAGGGGTAAATGGCGGGGAAGCCCTGCGACTGGAAGCGAGACGCTCCGACCGTCCCGCCGAAGCAGGACATTTCATCTATGTTGCCGCAGGGCCTGCCACGCGCCCGGCGACGGACTTCACCGTAAGGGTCATACCGAATCATCCGGGGGCGGCGGTCCCTCTCGAAGCTGCTCAGATCCTGTGGCAGAAGTGA